From Magnolia sinica isolate HGM2019 chromosome 13, MsV1, whole genome shotgun sequence, one genomic window encodes:
- the LOC131222532 gene encoding pentatricopeptide repeat-containing protein At3g12770-like isoform X1, with translation MDINLPKTPLLTQVTLTKDPKAWNSIIRYHAKLKNDQAILKSFAAMEASGSPVNNSTLPLVLKACARLQAVKLGKKIHSDIQNTPLIKDVRVQTAFIDFYCKCGFFYYARRLFDEMTRRDLVSWNALISGYVGNSQYEDAIALFFRMRKENLEPNSITLVSLLSACAEMLELRLGQEIHCYCLRNGLFDLSVHVGTSLIGFYSRFDVRVSRWVFDSMVLKNLVSWNAMISGYCNAGEASEALKLFVQMLVIGIAPCSLTMLVLVQSCADLGYLKVGKQVHQFSIKSGLSSDIFIGSALIDLYAKVRSLESSSDVFENMPARDVASWNAMMHAYKDFGCYEKALDLFNRMQLEDMRGDVITFATMLSICAQCSSLRQGKCLHAYMIKIGPIRNVSIGNALLSMYANFDCMESAQKIFCKMHRLDVVSCNVLLAALVRNGSKIQAWELFKQMRQMGIEPNSFTLVSILAACKNQASLKTGQSIHSHAIRHGKEFNSSLHTALTDMYMDCGDEKTARCLFERSSDRDLISWNAMVACYVRSGRPNEALLLFQQMQSEVKPNLVTMINTLPSIAHLANLPQGRCMHAYIIRNFPLHLDVAPGNALLTMYAKCGSIHDAERVLQCLPRRDIVSYNAMIAGYGMHGRGKDALRVFSEMQEAGLRPTSVTFVSVLSACSHSGLVEKGQQLFQSMSWHYNVVPEIVHYACMVDLFGRAGLLDEARNFIDLMPMEPDASVWRALLGACRNFSNIELARVVSEKLIELEPMNIGNYILLSNIYAAAGNWDIVRKLRMQITEQGLRKAPGSSWVVIKTKVHCFVAGDRLHPQTDEIYSKLSCLMARVTEAGYVPDSSWVLHDLEDEEKDQRLFSHSEKLAISFGLLNVISGAPILVTKNLRVCGDCHTFIKLVSKVVGREIVLRDASRFHHFVDGICSCKDYW, from the coding sequence ATGGATATAAACCTCCCCAAAACCCCTCTCTTAACTCAAGTAACTCTAACTAAAGATCCAAAAGCCTGGAATTCGATCATCCGATACCACGCAAAGCTGAAAAATGACCAAGCAATCCTCAAATCATTCGCTGCAATGGAAGCCTCAGGTTCTCCTGTGAATAATTCCACTCTGCCGCTCGTTCTCAAGGCCTGCGCTCGGCTGCAGGCCGTCAAACTGGGAAAAAAGATCCATTCTGATATTCAGAACACGCCATTAATCAAAGATGTCCGTGTTCAAACTGCATTTATAGATTTTTATTGTAAATGTGGGTTTTTCTATTATGCACGCCGCTTGTTCGACGAAATGACTAGAAGAGATTTGGTTTCTTGGAACGCTTTGATTTCTGGCTATGTGGGGAATTCCCAGTACGAAGATGCTATAGCTCTGTTCTTCAGGATGCGAAAGGAGAATCTGGAACCCAATTCAATTACTCTGGTGAGTCTGCTCTCTGCTTGTGCCGAGATGTTGGAGTTAAGATTAGGACAGGAGATACACTGTTATTGTTTGAGAAATGGGCTTTTTGATTTGAGTGTTCATGTGGGTACTTCTCTGATCGGCTTTTATTCAAGATTTGATGTGAGGGTTTCACGTTGGGTGTTTGATTCGATGGTGCTGAAGAATCTCGTTAGTTGGAATGCGATGATTTCTGGTTATTGCAATGCAGGAGAAGCCTCAGAAGCTCTGAAGCTTTTTGTACAGATGCTAGTCATTGGCATTGCTCCCTGTTCATTGACAATGCTTGTCCTTGTCCAGTCATGCGCCGATTTGGGATATCTCAAAGTGGGCAAGCAAGTTCACCAATTTTCTATTAAATCTGGGCTTTCCTCTGATATTTTTATAGGGAGTGCGTTGATTGATTTGTATGCTAAGGTCAGAAGCTTAGAATCTTCAAGTGATGTATTCGAAAACATGCCTGCCCGAGATGTTGCATCATGGAATGCCATGATGCATGCATATAAAGATTTTGGGTGTTATGAGAAAGCGCTTGATTTATTTAACAGAATGCAATTGGAAGACATGAGAGGGGATGTGATCACATTCGCAACCATGCTGTCAATATGTGCACAATGTAGCAGCTTGAGGCAAGGTAAGTGTTTGCATGCGTATATGATCAAAATTGGGCCGATAAGGAATGTTTCCATTGGAAATGCATTGTTGAGCATGTATGCCAATTTCGATTGCATGGAATCTGCCCAAAAGATCTTCTGTAAAATGCATAGATTAGATGTTGTATCATGCAACGTGTTGCTTGCTGCACTGGTACGTAACGGATCAAAAATTCAAGCTTGGGAACTCTTTAAACAGATGCGCCAAATGGGCATTGAACCAAACTCGTTTACATTGGTTTCCATTCTTGCAGCATGCAAAAACCAAGCTTCTTTGAAAACTGGCCAATCAATCCACAGTCATGCAATAAGGCATGGGAAAGAGTTCAATTCCTCTTTGCACACTGCTCTGACTGATATGTATATGGATTGTGGGGATGAGAAAACAGCTAGATGCCTTTTTGAGAGATCTTCTGATAGAGATTTGATATCATGGAATGCGATGGTTGCATGTTACGTTCGAAGCGGCCGACCAAATGAGGCACTGCTCCTCTTCCAACAGATGCAGTCAGAAGTAAAGCCCAACTTGGTCACCATGATCAATACTCTCCCTTCAATTGCTCATCTAGCAAATCTTCCACAAGgcagatgcatgcatgcatacatcatAAGGAACTTCCCATTGCATTTAGATGTCGCCCCAGGAAATGCTCTTCTAACGATGTATGCGAAGTGTGGAAGCATACACGATGCTGAAAGGGTACTTCAGTGCCTACCCAGGAGAGACATTGTATCATATAATGCTATGATTGCCGGGTATGGAATGCATGGCCGTGGCAAAGATGCCCTCCGTGTCTTCTCTGAGATGCAAGAAGCTGGTTTGAGGCCAACCAGTGTGACTTTTGTATCAGTTCTTTCCGCTTGTAGCCATTCGGGTTTGGTAGAAAAGGGTCAGCAGCTTTTCCAATCGATGTCTTGGCATTATAATGTCGTGCCTGAGATTGTTCACTATGCATGCATGGTTGATCTGTTCGGTCGTGCAGGTTTGTTGGATGAAGCTAGAAATTTTATCGACTTAATGCCTATGGAACCAGATGCTAGTGTATGGAGAGCTTTGTTGGGCGCTTGCCGGAACTTTTCTAACATTGAACTAGCACGAGTGGTTTCCGAGAAGCTGATCGAACTAGAACCCATGAACATTGGGAACTACATCTTGTTATCAAACATCTACGCTGCAGCTGGCAATTGGGACATTGTAAGGAAGCTGAGAATGCAGATAACGGAGCAGGGCTTGCGAAAGGCTCCAGGAAGTAGTTGGGTTGTTATTAAGACCAAGGTGCATTGTTTCGTAGCAGGGGATAGATTGCATCCACAGACGGACGAGATCTACTCAAAGCTGAGTTGCTTGATGGCCAGGGTAACGGAAGCTGGATATGTTCCTGATTCGAGCTGGGTGTTGCATGATTTGGAGGACGAGGAAAAGGATCAGAGACTCTTTAGCCATAGTGAGAAGCTGGCGATTTCATTTGGGCTACTCAATGTGATCTCTGGGGCGCCGATATTGGTGACAAAAAATCTCAGGGTGTGTGGTGATTGCCACACATTTATTAAGTTGGTCAGTAAGGTAGTGGGAAGAGAAATTGTTCTCAGGGATGCGAGCCGTTTCCATCACTTCGTTGACGGTATCTGCTCATGCAAGGAttattggtga
- the LOC131222532 gene encoding pentatricopeptide repeat-containing protein At3g26782, mitochondrial-like isoform X2 produces MDINLPKTPLLTQVTLTKDPKAWNSIIRYHAKLKNDQAILKSFAAMEASGSPVNNSTLPLVLKACARLQAVKLGKKIHSDIQNTPLIKDVRVQTAFIDFYCKCGFFYYARRLFDEMTRRDLVSWNALISGYVGNSQYEDAIALFFRMRKENLEPNSITLVSLLSACAEMLELRLGQEIHCYCLRNGLFDLSVHVGTSLIGFYSRFDVRVSRWVFDSMVLKNLVSWNAMISGYCNAGEASEALKLFVQMLVIGIAPCSLTMLVLVQSCADLGYLKVGKQVHQFSIKSGLSSDIFIGSALIDLYAKVRSLESSSDVFENMPARDVASWNAMMHAYKDFGCYEKALDLFNRMQLEDMRGDVITFATMLSICAQCSSLRQACKNQASLKTGQSIHSHAIRHGKEFNSSLHTALTDMYMDCGDEKTARCLFERSSDRDLISWNAMVACYVRSGRPNEALLLFQQMQSEVKPNLVTMINTLPSIAHLANLPQGRCMHAYIIRNFPLHLDVAPGNALLTMYAKCGSIHDAERVLQCLPRRDIVSYNAMIAGYGMHGRGKDALRVFSEMQEAGLRPTSVTFVSVLSACSHSGLVEKGQQLFQSMSWHYNVVPEIVHYACMVDLFGRAGLLDEARNFIDLMPMEPDASVWRALLGACRNFSNIELARVVSEKLIELEPMNIGNYILLSNIYAAAGNWDIVRKLRMQITEQGLRKAPGSSWVVIKTKVHCFVAGDRLHPQTDEIYSKLSCLMARVTEAGYVPDSSWVLHDLEDEEKDQRLFSHSEKLAISFGLLNVISGAPILVTKNLRVCGDCHTFIKLVSKVVGREIVLRDASRFHHFVDGICSCKDYW; encoded by the exons ATGGATATAAACCTCCCCAAAACCCCTCTCTTAACTCAAGTAACTCTAACTAAAGATCCAAAAGCCTGGAATTCGATCATCCGATACCACGCAAAGCTGAAAAATGACCAAGCAATCCTCAAATCATTCGCTGCAATGGAAGCCTCAGGTTCTCCTGTGAATAATTCCACTCTGCCGCTCGTTCTCAAGGCCTGCGCTCGGCTGCAGGCCGTCAAACTGGGAAAAAAGATCCATTCTGATATTCAGAACACGCCATTAATCAAAGATGTCCGTGTTCAAACTGCATTTATAGATTTTTATTGTAAATGTGGGTTTTTCTATTATGCACGCCGCTTGTTCGACGAAATGACTAGAAGAGATTTGGTTTCTTGGAACGCTTTGATTTCTGGCTATGTGGGGAATTCCCAGTACGAAGATGCTATAGCTCTGTTCTTCAGGATGCGAAAGGAGAATCTGGAACCCAATTCAATTACTCTGGTGAGTCTGCTCTCTGCTTGTGCCGAGATGTTGGAGTTAAGATTAGGACAGGAGATACACTGTTATTGTTTGAGAAATGGGCTTTTTGATTTGAGTGTTCATGTGGGTACTTCTCTGATCGGCTTTTATTCAAGATTTGATGTGAGGGTTTCACGTTGGGTGTTTGATTCGATGGTGCTGAAGAATCTCGTTAGTTGGAATGCGATGATTTCTGGTTATTGCAATGCAGGAGAAGCCTCAGAAGCTCTGAAGCTTTTTGTACAGATGCTAGTCATTGGCATTGCTCCCTGTTCATTGACAATGCTTGTCCTTGTCCAGTCATGCGCCGATTTGGGATATCTCAAAGTGGGCAAGCAAGTTCACCAATTTTCTATTAAATCTGGGCTTTCCTCTGATATTTTTATAGGGAGTGCGTTGATTGATTTGTATGCTAAGGTCAGAAGCTTAGAATCTTCAAGTGATGTATTCGAAAACATGCCTGCCCGAGATGTTGCATCATGGAATGCCATGATGCATGCATATAAAGATTTTGGGTGTTATGAGAAAGCGCTTGATTTATTTAACAGAATGCAATTGGAAGACATGAGAGGGGATGTGATCACATTCGCAACCATGCTGTCAATATGTGCACAATGTAGCAGCTTGAGGCAAG CATGCAAAAACCAAGCTTCTTTGAAAACTGGCCAATCAATCCACAGTCATGCAATAAGGCATGGGAAAGAGTTCAATTCCTCTTTGCACACTGCTCTGACTGATATGTATATGGATTGTGGGGATGAGAAAACAGCTAGATGCCTTTTTGAGAGATCTTCTGATAGAGATTTGATATCATGGAATGCGATGGTTGCATGTTACGTTCGAAGCGGCCGACCAAATGAGGCACTGCTCCTCTTCCAACAGATGCAGTCAGAAGTAAAGCCCAACTTGGTCACCATGATCAATACTCTCCCTTCAATTGCTCATCTAGCAAATCTTCCACAAGgcagatgcatgcatgcatacatcatAAGGAACTTCCCATTGCATTTAGATGTCGCCCCAGGAAATGCTCTTCTAACGATGTATGCGAAGTGTGGAAGCATACACGATGCTGAAAGGGTACTTCAGTGCCTACCCAGGAGAGACATTGTATCATATAATGCTATGATTGCCGGGTATGGAATGCATGGCCGTGGCAAAGATGCCCTCCGTGTCTTCTCTGAGATGCAAGAAGCTGGTTTGAGGCCAACCAGTGTGACTTTTGTATCAGTTCTTTCCGCTTGTAGCCATTCGGGTTTGGTAGAAAAGGGTCAGCAGCTTTTCCAATCGATGTCTTGGCATTATAATGTCGTGCCTGAGATTGTTCACTATGCATGCATGGTTGATCTGTTCGGTCGTGCAGGTTTGTTGGATGAAGCTAGAAATTTTATCGACTTAATGCCTATGGAACCAGATGCTAGTGTATGGAGAGCTTTGTTGGGCGCTTGCCGGAACTTTTCTAACATTGAACTAGCACGAGTGGTTTCCGAGAAGCTGATCGAACTAGAACCCATGAACATTGGGAACTACATCTTGTTATCAAACATCTACGCTGCAGCTGGCAATTGGGACATTGTAAGGAAGCTGAGAATGCAGATAACGGAGCAGGGCTTGCGAAAGGCTCCAGGAAGTAGTTGGGTTGTTATTAAGACCAAGGTGCATTGTTTCGTAGCAGGGGATAGATTGCATCCACAGACGGACGAGATCTACTCAAAGCTGAGTTGCTTGATGGCCAGGGTAACGGAAGCTGGATATGTTCCTGATTCGAGCTGGGTGTTGCATGATTTGGAGGACGAGGAAAAGGATCAGAGACTCTTTAGCCATAGTGAGAAGCTGGCGATTTCATTTGGGCTACTCAATGTGATCTCTGGGGCGCCGATATTGGTGACAAAAAATCTCAGGGTGTGTGGTGATTGCCACACATTTATTAAGTTGGTCAGTAAGGTAGTGGGAAGAGAAATTGTTCTCAGGGATGCGAGCCGTTTCCATCACTTCGTTGACGGTATCTGCTCATGCAAGGAttattggtga